Within the Methanobacterium sp. BRmetb2 genome, the region CCTATTCTTTATTTTAAAAATTGAATATATGATAACTATTTCAAATTTTATAAATATAATAATGTTTTAAACATTTTACCAGCAGTTGATGAATGTGATTGTATGGGCGTGAAACTTAAAGATATTGTGAAACCAGAAGAGATAAAATTTGAAGATTTGAAGGGTAAAATAGTAGCTATTGATGCGGCTAATGCTCTTTATCAGTTTTTATCAAGCATACGCCAGCAGGATGGCACACCACTAAAGGATCACCAGGGTAGAGTAACATCTCATTTAAGTGGACTTTTATACAGAACCTCGGCACTGGTAGATAAAGGAATAAAACCGGTTTATGTATTCGATGGAAAGTCACATTCTTTAAAAGGAGATACTCAAACTAAAAGAAGCGAGATTAGGATTGAATCTGAGAAAAAATGGAAAAAGGCCCTTGAAAAGGGGGAAATAGAGGAAGCTCGTAAATATGCTGTTAGATCTTCAAGAATGTCAGCAGAAATTATTGAAAGTTCAAAAAAACTTTTAGATCTCATGGGAATACCATTTATCCAAGCTGTGGGGGAAGGAGAAGCTCAAGCCACATACATGGTTCAAAATGGCGATGCATGGTGTGTTGCATCTCAAGATTATGACTGTATTTTATTTGGCGCACCCCTCATGGTAAGGAATTTAGCTATCTCCTCTACAAGAGCTAATTTAGAAATGTTTGAATTAAATAAAGTTTTAAATAATTTGGACATAACTCGAGAACAACTGGTAGATGTAGCAATACTGGTTGGAACTGATTTCAATCAGGGAATAAAAGGTGTAGGTGCAAAAACTGGCTTAAAACTCTTAAAGGAACATAAAGATATTTACAGTGTTATAAAACATTTAGATGTTGAAATGGAAGTTGATCCTGCTGTCCTTCGAGATATATTTCTAAAACCTGATGTTGCAGTTGATTATGAGATAAAATGGAAAAAACCAGATAAAGATGAGCTAATCGATTTTTTAAGTGGAGAACACAGTTTTTCACAGGATCGAGTTCTAAATGCAGTAGAAAAGATAAAAGGATTGAATATTACTCAAAAAAGTTTGGAAGATTGGTTTTAACCATATAAATAGGTTTCAGCCGGATTAAATTTCTACAATTATGGCCATAAGATTTTTTTAAATAATAACAATAAAAATTAGGATTAGAACTAATTGAAAAGATTTATAATACAGTAACAGAGATTATTAGAAATTAGAAATATTTCATATTTGAAAATTCATTATAAGGGGATATATAATATGAAATGCCCGAAATGTGGTAAAGAAAATTCGGATGGCTCTAAATTTTGTGCAAATTGTGGTTACGATTTAAAAAGTATTCCCATACAAAATATAAATCCTAAATCTGAACAAGATAATAGTAAAACATCAAAACAATCTTCAAAAGATATTAAAACTTCCGAAAAACCAGTTAAAAACAAAACTAATACTAAATTAATTTTAATTGTAGGTGCACTTATTGTGCTGGTGGCCATAGTAGGGGTCTTTGCAATATCTTCAACTTTTTCTTCACCAAAACCCCAAAATTCTGCAGTATTCATTGTTTCAGCTGTTTCAGGAACTTCTATTGTCACTGATCCTACAAATAACAAGAATTATACAGTTAATGTTGAATATTATGGAATCAGTAGTGGATCTGGATTTATTATAACTGGTGACGGTTATATTGCAACTGCTGCTCATGT harbors:
- the fen gene encoding flap endonuclease-1, which codes for MGVKLKDIVKPEEIKFEDLKGKIVAIDAANALYQFLSSIRQQDGTPLKDHQGRVTSHLSGLLYRTSALVDKGIKPVYVFDGKSHSLKGDTQTKRSEIRIESEKKWKKALEKGEIEEARKYAVRSSRMSAEIIESSKKLLDLMGIPFIQAVGEGEAQATYMVQNGDAWCVASQDYDCILFGAPLMVRNLAISSTRANLEMFELNKVLNNLDITREQLVDVAILVGTDFNQGIKGVGAKTGLKLLKEHKDIYSVIKHLDVEMEVDPAVLRDIFLKPDVAVDYEIKWKKPDKDELIDFLSGEHSFSQDRVLNAVEKIKGLNITQKSLEDWF